One genomic segment of Sanyastnella coralliicola includes these proteins:
- a CDS encoding LPP20 family lipoprotein has product MINVIRHISIFGALVLLFACGGKEITSTPERTQPSWVNNRPINPSYYIGIGSVSKLAEPVDYAAVAKKNALSDLASEIKVVVKSESFLNTMQVNMNVQEEFNSTIATFTDEEIEGFELMDAWETERDYFVYYRLSKSLHEQIRTERKRSFMQAAYDQLVKARESRDKGDIQGAADLYMRGLFEMKDYWSDVNRWQDGMEEIYLDNTIFQEMRDMVNAIEFTVDKENILLNSENRFDETVRVLASYEGKPVKGAQLSYKYDNGKFRLAATAKTDVTGASRIVVDNANLKNNSNHLDIWFDTDDLAPTDLDRRLVEPLMESLRAPSVVIPIVVDFPTVSFRVSEKNMNSPLGTERLATPLRKEMAEQGFRFTEDETNADYVVSIDGNTRQGGTAQGFHVAYLDIVYSVKDKEGNVLIQSSENNIKGLQLNFDSAGLEAYKKGEKKMEKEIAESIIDTIL; this is encoded by the coding sequence GTGATCAACGTAATACGACATATCAGCATCTTTGGTGCCTTGGTGTTGCTTTTCGCCTGTGGCGGAAAGGAGATCACGTCTACACCTGAACGAACTCAGCCGTCATGGGTGAATAATCGTCCGATCAACCCGAGTTACTACATCGGAATCGGTTCGGTGAGCAAATTGGCGGAACCTGTAGACTACGCCGCGGTAGCAAAGAAGAACGCCCTTAGCGACCTCGCCTCTGAGATCAAGGTAGTGGTGAAAAGCGAAAGCTTCCTCAATACTATGCAGGTGAATATGAATGTGCAGGAAGAGTTCAACTCGACCATTGCCACATTCACAGATGAAGAGATCGAAGGCTTTGAATTAATGGATGCCTGGGAGACGGAACGAGATTACTTCGTGTACTATCGTTTGTCTAAGTCTCTGCACGAACAGATTCGTACTGAACGTAAGCGCTCATTCATGCAGGCGGCGTATGATCAGCTCGTAAAGGCGCGCGAATCGCGCGATAAAGGCGACATTCAAGGAGCCGCTGATCTGTATATGCGTGGTCTCTTCGAAATGAAAGACTACTGGAGTGATGTCAACCGCTGGCAAGACGGTATGGAAGAGATTTACCTCGACAACACCATCTTCCAAGAAATGCGCGACATGGTGAATGCCATTGAATTCACCGTTGACAAGGAGAACATCCTCTTGAACTCGGAGAATCGATTTGACGAAACGGTTCGTGTTTTGGCCAGCTATGAAGGGAAACCTGTGAAGGGAGCCCAGCTTTCGTACAAGTACGACAACGGTAAATTCCGACTAGCAGCTACTGCTAAGACAGATGTAACCGGAGCATCGCGAATTGTAGTTGACAATGCCAACTTGAAGAACAACAGCAACCACCTCGACATTTGGTTCGATACTGATGATCTAGCTCCAACAGATTTAGATCGTCGATTAGTTGAGCCATTGATGGAGAGTCTTCGCGCACCAAGCGTAGTCATTCCTATTGTGGTTGATTTCCCAACGGTCAGTTTCCGCGTTAGCGAGAAAAACATGAATAGCCCATTGGGAACGGAACGTCTTGCCACACCGCTAAGAAAAGAGATGGCCGAACAAGGATTCCGCTTCACAGAAGATGAAACAAATGCTGACTACGTAGTTAGCATTGACGGAAATACACGCCAAGGTGGAACAGCACAGGGATTCCATGTTGCTTACCTCGACATCGTGTATTCGGTAAAAGACAAAGAAGGAAATGTATTGATCCAGAGTAGTGAGAACAATATCAAAGGACTTCAGTTGAATTTTGACTCTGCCGGACTCGAAGCCTATAAAAAGGGTGAGAAGAAGATGGAAAAAGAAATCGCTGAAAGCATTATTGACACTATACTTTGA